A region of Nocardioides alkalitolerans DNA encodes the following proteins:
- the pstB gene encoding phosphate ABC transporter ATP-binding protein PstB: MAKSIDVSDLDIYYGDFLAVQGVNMTIRARSVTAFIGPSGCGKSTFLRSLNRMHEVIPGARVEGKVSVDGQSLYDPNVDPVAVRRQIGMVFQRPNPFPTMSIYDNVLAGNRLNNKRMKKSEADVIVERSLKGANLWGEVKDRLSKPGMGLSGGQQQRLCIARAIAVEPQVLLMDEPCSALDPISTSAIEDLIHELKTQFTIVIVTHNMQQAARVSDETGFFNLKGAGQPGHLVEFNSTEKMFANPDNDATEAYISGRFG, encoded by the coding sequence ATGGCTAAGAGCATCGACGTCTCCGACCTCGACATCTACTACGGCGACTTCCTCGCCGTGCAGGGTGTCAACATGACCATCCGGGCACGCTCGGTCACCGCCTTCATCGGCCCCTCCGGTTGCGGGAAGTCGACCTTCCTCCGCTCGCTCAACCGCATGCACGAGGTCATCCCCGGCGCCCGCGTCGAGGGCAAGGTCTCCGTCGACGGGCAGTCGCTCTACGACCCCAACGTCGACCCGGTGGCCGTGCGCCGCCAGATCGGCATGGTCTTCCAGCGGCCCAATCCGTTCCCCACGATGTCGATCTACGACAACGTGCTGGCCGGCAACCGCCTCAACAACAAGCGGATGAAGAAGAGCGAGGCCGACGTGATCGTCGAGCGCTCGCTCAAGGGCGCCAACCTGTGGGGCGAGGTCAAGGACCGGCTCAGCAAGCCCGGCATGGGCCTGTCCGGCGGTCAGCAGCAGCGCCTGTGCATCGCCCGGGCCATCGCGGTCGAGCCGCAGGTGCTCCTCATGGACGAGCCCTGCTCGGCCCTCGACCCGATCTCGACGTCGGCGATCGAGGACCTCATCCACGAGCTGAAGACCCAGTTCACGATCGTGATCGTCACGCACAACATGCAGCAGGCGGCGCGCGTCTCCGACGAGACGGGCTTCTTCAACCTGAAGGGCGCCGGCCAGCCCGGCCACCTGGTCGAGTTCAACTCGACCGAGAAGATGTTCGCGAACCCGGACAACGACGCCACCGAGGCCTACATCTCCGGCCGCTTCGGCTGA
- the pstS gene encoding phosphate ABC transporter substrate-binding protein PstS — protein MKRTSFRYVVPGVAALALTLSACGAGNEGGSSNGSGNSDAPSAASGLSGELRGAGATSQEKAQEAWATAIQGLNDGNLTVDYQGIGSTDGRGQFIDGATSFAGSDSYLKEEELEGARERCGGNVIEIPAYVSPIAIAFNVPGVDSLNLSPAVIADIFNNQITKWNDPAIVADNPDADLPDADISPVHRSDDSGTTKNFTDYLGKAAPDNWSYEAEDAFPVSGGNSQAAEGTSGVVELITNTENTIGYADESQIGDLGTVSVGVGDTFSAPTAEGAAKVVAVSTRVEGRDATDMATDVDRTTTEEGAYPVILLSYLIACENYDDDTEAANVKGYLSYIVSDEGQQAAADAAGSAPLSSEIATEAQGIVENISAG, from the coding sequence GTGAAGCGCACTTCCTTCCGCTACGTCGTGCCCGGTGTGGCCGCTCTGGCCCTCACCCTCTCGGCCTGCGGTGCCGGCAACGAGGGCGGCAGCTCGAACGGCTCCGGCAACAGTGACGCCCCCTCGGCCGCCTCGGGCCTGTCGGGCGAGCTCCGCGGCGCGGGCGCCACCTCCCAGGAGAAGGCGCAGGAGGCGTGGGCGACCGCGATCCAGGGCCTCAACGACGGCAACCTGACGGTCGACTACCAGGGCATCGGCTCCACCGACGGCCGCGGCCAGTTCATCGACGGCGCCACGTCGTTCGCCGGCTCCGACTCCTACCTCAAGGAGGAGGAGCTCGAGGGTGCCCGCGAGCGCTGCGGCGGCAACGTCATCGAGATCCCGGCGTACGTGTCGCCGATCGCGATCGCGTTCAACGTGCCGGGCGTCGACAGCCTCAACCTCAGCCCCGCCGTGATCGCGGACATCTTCAACAACCAGATCACGAAGTGGAACGACCCGGCGATCGTCGCCGACAACCCGGACGCCGACCTGCCGGACGCCGACATCTCGCCGGTGCACCGCTCGGACGACTCGGGCACCACGAAGAACTTCACGGACTACCTCGGCAAGGCGGCGCCGGACAACTGGTCCTACGAGGCTGAGGACGCGTTCCCCGTCTCCGGCGGCAACTCGCAGGCGGCCGAGGGCACCTCGGGTGTCGTCGAGCTCATCACGAACACCGAGAACACGATCGGCTACGCCGACGAGAGCCAGATCGGTGACCTCGGCACCGTGTCGGTCGGCGTGGGCGACACGTTCAGCGCCCCGACCGCCGAGGGCGCCGCCAAGGTCGTCGCGGTGTCGACCCGCGTCGAGGGCCGCGACGCCACCGACATGGCGACCGACGTCGACCGCACGACGACGGAGGAGGGCGCCTACCCGGTGATCCTGCTGTCCTACCTGATCGCGTGCGAGAACTACGACGACGACACCGAGGCCGCCAACGTCAAGGGCTACCTGTCCTACATCGTGTCCGACGAGGGCCAGCAGGCCGCCGCCGACGCCGCCGGCTCCGCGCCGCTCTCGTCCGAGATCGCGACCGAGGCCCAGGGGATCGTCGAGAACATCTCGGCCGGCTGA
- a CDS encoding NUDIX hydrolase: MSRRVPGAVPREQLPSSADPGAAEPDRPAVRAAGAVVTRPGKEVLLVHRPRYDDWSFPKGKVDRGEHVVATAVREVEEETGLRVRLGAPLADQHYRVAGRGGPRDKTVSYWSARVVGDDDVAGYRRAEEIDEVAWVPVGEARDRLTYAHDVATLDEAMARPRRTSTLVVLRHGVARSRDRWRADDRVRPLLAVGHDQARRWVALLAAYGVGSVVTSPSTRCVQSVQPFLDAHDLTPRLEPVLSEEDASKAGVRRLVVRLLEEPRTVLCTHRPVLPLVLDALGVAPVALDKGAALVVHHRRGRVVATEVTSA; encoded by the coding sequence ATGTCGCGCCGCGTCCCCGGGGCCGTCCCCCGCGAGCAGCTGCCCTCGTCCGCCGATCCCGGTGCGGCCGAGCCCGACCGCCCCGCCGTGCGCGCCGCGGGCGCCGTCGTGACGCGGCCCGGCAAGGAGGTCCTGCTCGTCCACCGCCCCCGGTACGACGACTGGTCGTTCCCCAAGGGCAAGGTGGACCGCGGCGAGCACGTGGTCGCGACCGCGGTGCGGGAGGTCGAGGAGGAGACCGGGCTCCGGGTCCGCCTGGGCGCCCCCCTGGCCGACCAGCACTACCGCGTCGCCGGCCGCGGCGGCCCTCGCGACAAGACCGTCTCCTACTGGTCGGCCCGGGTGGTCGGTGACGACGACGTGGCCGGCTACCGGCGGGCCGAGGAGATCGACGAGGTCGCGTGGGTGCCGGTCGGCGAGGCCCGCGACCGCCTGACCTACGCCCACGACGTCGCCACCCTCGACGAGGCGATGGCTCGCCCGCGGCGTACGTCGACCCTCGTCGTCCTCCGGCACGGCGTCGCCCGCTCGCGCGACCGCTGGCGCGCCGACGACCGGGTGCGGCCGCTGCTGGCGGTCGGCCACGACCAGGCGCGCCGCTGGGTGGCGCTGCTCGCGGCGTACGGCGTGGGTTCCGTCGTGACGTCCCCGAGCACGCGCTGCGTGCAGAGCGTGCAGCCCTTCCTCGACGCGCACGACCTCACGCCGCGGCTCGAACCGGTGCTGAGCGAGGAGGACGCGAGCAAGGCGGGGGTGCGCCGCCTCGTGGTCCGTCTGCTCGAGGAGCCCCGCACGGTCCTGTGCACGCACCGCCCGGTGCTGCCGCTGGTGCTCGACGCCCTCGGGGTCGCACCGGTCGCCCTCGACAAGGGCGCCGCGCTCGTCGTGCACCACCGCCGCGGCCGTGTCGTCGCCACGGAGGTCACGAGCGCGTAA
- the pstC gene encoding phosphate ABC transporter permease subunit PstC: MSTTLTTKEAPAGGDPSPSWISERSGRGDAIFKGLTIAAAALILLALASVFIFLFTQGAAGFTQPAEVYSKYGSSFWGYVWPLLASTVVASLIALIIAVPLAIGIALVITQYAPSWLSTPVAYVIDLLAAVPSVVYGLWAGIYLAPRLVPIYEWLHEHFGFIPLFGDVVSSGRSISTAGIVLAIMVLPIITAISREVFSRTPRLHREAALALGATRWEMIRMTVFPYGRSGVISAVMLGLGRALGETMAVVMVLSPGTLFTFNLFSGSNTPSIAANIALRYRERSEGTLEVLIATGLVLFLLTFAINFAARWAVARSERKLAG, encoded by the coding sequence GTGAGCACCACCCTGACCACCAAGGAAGCGCCAGCCGGCGGTGACCCGTCGCCGTCCTGGATCTCCGAGCGCTCGGGCCGCGGCGACGCGATCTTCAAGGGCCTCACGATCGCCGCCGCCGCCCTGATCCTCCTGGCGCTGGCCAGCGTCTTCATCTTCCTGTTCACCCAGGGCGCCGCCGGCTTCACCCAGCCGGCCGAGGTGTACTCGAAGTACGGCTCCAGCTTCTGGGGCTACGTGTGGCCCCTGCTGGCGAGCACGGTCGTGGCCTCGCTCATCGCGCTGATCATCGCGGTGCCGCTGGCGATCGGCATCGCGCTCGTCATCACGCAGTACGCCCCGTCGTGGCTCAGCACGCCGGTGGCCTACGTGATCGACCTGCTCGCCGCGGTGCCGTCCGTCGTCTACGGCCTGTGGGCCGGCATCTACCTGGCGCCGCGACTGGTGCCGATCTACGAGTGGCTCCACGAGCACTTCGGCTTCATCCCGCTGTTCGGCGACGTCGTGAGCAGCGGTCGCTCGATCTCGACCGCCGGCATCGTGCTGGCGATCATGGTCCTGCCGATCATCACGGCCATCAGCCGCGAGGTCTTCTCCCGTACGCCGCGGCTCCACCGCGAGGCCGCCCTCGCCCTGGGTGCCACGCGGTGGGAGATGATCCGGATGACCGTCTTTCCCTACGGCCGGTCCGGCGTCATCTCGGCCGTCATGCTCGGCCTGGGCCGCGCGCTGGGCGAGACCATGGCGGTCGTCATGGTGCTGTCGCCCGGCACGCTCTTCACCTTCAACCTGTTCAGCGGCTCGAACACCCCGTCCATCGCGGCCAACATCGCGCTGCGCTACCGGGAGCGGTCGGAGGGCACCCTCGAGGTCCTCATCGCCACGGGTCTCGTGCTCTTCCTGCTGACGTTCGCCATCAACTTCGCGGCCCGGTGGGCCGTGGCCCGCAGCGAGAGGAAGCTTGCCGGATGA
- the pstA gene encoding phosphate ABC transporter permease PstA — translation MSIQSPPASLPTLTHARLPRQAPLMVAAVAAAVAVAGVVLGLGTVAAVLIGALVFIVALPVWSLVVENRRSATDRLMTGLIWATFFVALAPLVSLVWTVVAEGSQALNGTFFTYSFYRTSLDQPVGVYHAIMGTLVITGVAALISVPVGILTAIYLIEYGKRNTFSRIVTFLVDVMTGIPSIVAGLFAFALFTLLFGAGYQSGLGGAVALSLLMIPTVVRATEEMLRLVPDDLREAAYALGTPRWRTIVRVVLPTSVGGIIAGVTLAVARVIGETAPLLLIAGIVQRTNFNPFDGSMTTLPVLIFSERNKGNIDIVWGAALVLMVLVMLLNVIARVLGKILAPKQG, via the coding sequence ATGAGCATCCAGTCCCCGCCCGCGTCGCTCCCGACGCTCACCCACGCGCGCCTGCCGCGCCAGGCGCCGCTGATGGTGGCCGCCGTGGCCGCCGCCGTGGCCGTCGCCGGCGTGGTCCTCGGCCTCGGGACGGTCGCCGCCGTCCTCATCGGCGCGCTGGTCTTCATCGTCGCGCTGCCGGTGTGGTCGCTCGTCGTCGAGAACCGTCGTTCCGCGACGGACCGGCTCATGACCGGCCTGATCTGGGCGACCTTCTTCGTGGCCCTGGCGCCCCTGGTCAGCCTGGTGTGGACGGTCGTCGCCGAGGGATCCCAGGCGCTCAACGGCACGTTCTTCACCTACAGCTTCTACCGGACCTCGCTGGACCAGCCGGTCGGCGTCTACCACGCGATCATGGGCACCCTCGTGATCACGGGCGTCGCGGCGCTCATCTCGGTGCCCGTCGGCATCCTCACCGCGATCTACCTCATCGAGTACGGCAAGCGGAACACGTTCTCCCGCATCGTCACGTTCCTCGTCGACGTCATGACCGGCATCCCGTCCATCGTCGCCGGCCTGTTCGCGTTCGCGCTCTTCACGCTGCTCTTCGGAGCGGGATACCAGTCGGGACTGGGCGGCGCGGTCGCGTTGTCGCTCCTGATGATCCCGACGGTCGTGCGGGCCACCGAGGAGATGCTGCGTCTGGTGCCGGACGACCTGCGCGAGGCGGCGTACGCCCTCGGGACCCCGCGGTGGCGCACGATCGTGCGCGTCGTGCTGCCGACCTCGGTCGGTGGCATCATCGCGGGTGTCACGCTCGCCGTGGCCCGCGTGATCGGCGAGACGGCGCCGCTGCTGCTCATCGCCGGCATCGTGCAGCGCACCAACTTCAACCCGTTCGACGGGAGCATGACCACCCTGCCCGTGCTGATCTTCTCGGAGCGCAACAAGGGCAACATCGACATCGTCTGGGGAGCGGCACTGGTGCTGATGGTGCTGGTCATGCTGCTCAACGTGATCGCTCGCGTACTCGGCAAGATTCTGGCGCCCAAGCAGGGCTGA
- a CDS encoding inorganic phosphate transporter → MELTIVIVVVVVALVFDYTNGFHDAANAIATSVSTRALTPRVALGMAAVMNFVGAFLGQEIANTVASVITIPEPSTTSAAVHGLVIVLAGLLGAITWNLVTWYFGLPSSSSHALIGGLVGAAIAGGAGVKWDVIVEKVVIPMIASPLFGFGAAFLLMLAIMWIFRRRKPGPTQRGFRVAQTVSAAAMALGHGLQDAQKTMGVIFLALVTGGFAAQSDGLPFWVIFSAAAAISLGTYAGGWRIMRTLGRRIIDLDPARGFASETVAAGVLYTTAFVFEAPISTTHTITSAVMGAGATKRFSAVRWGVAKSIVAAWVLTFPAAGLVGAVGYWVAHVLFEVAP, encoded by the coding sequence GTGGAGCTCACCATCGTCATCGTGGTGGTCGTCGTCGCCCTGGTCTTCGACTACACGAACGGCTTCCACGACGCGGCCAACGCGATCGCGACGTCGGTCTCCACCCGGGCGCTGACCCCGCGGGTGGCGCTCGGCATGGCCGCCGTCATGAACTTCGTCGGCGCGTTCCTCGGCCAGGAGATCGCCAACACCGTCGCGTCGGTGATCACGATCCCCGAACCATCGACGACCTCGGCGGCCGTGCACGGACTCGTGATCGTGCTCGCGGGCCTCCTGGGCGCGATCACGTGGAACCTCGTCACCTGGTACTTCGGCCTCCCCTCCTCCTCGTCCCACGCCCTCATCGGCGGCCTCGTCGGCGCTGCCATCGCCGGCGGCGCGGGCGTGAAGTGGGACGTCATCGTCGAGAAGGTCGTCATCCCGATGATCGCCTCGCCGCTGTTCGGCTTCGGCGCCGCGTTCCTCCTGATGCTGGCGATCATGTGGATCTTCCGCCGGCGCAAGCCCGGCCCGACGCAGCGCGGCTTCCGGGTCGCGCAGACCGTCTCGGCCGCCGCGATGGCGCTCGGCCACGGCCTCCAGGACGCCCAGAAGACGATGGGCGTCATCTTCCTGGCGCTCGTCACCGGCGGCTTCGCCGCGCAGTCCGACGGCCTCCCGTTCTGGGTCATCTTCTCGGCCGCCGCGGCGATCTCGCTGGGCACGTACGCCGGCGGATGGCGCATCATGCGCACCCTCGGCCGCCGCATCATCGACCTCGACCCCGCGCGTGGCTTCGCCTCGGAGACCGTCGCGGCCGGCGTGCTCTACACGACCGCGTTCGTGTTCGAGGCGCCCATCTCCACCACGCACACCATCACCTCCGCTGTCATGGGCGCCGGCGCCACCAAGCGCTTCTCGGCCGTGCGGTGGGGCGTCGCGAAGTCGATCGTCGCCGCCTGGGTGCTCACCTTCCCCGCCGCCGGGCTCGTGGGCGCCGTGGGTTACTGGGTCGCGCACGTGCTGTTCGAGGTCGCGCCCTGA
- a CDS encoding DUF47 family protein codes for MAFRFRPVEGAFFDLFAQQAQHLTVGAGLLAEMLADGADHEDVARRMRDAEHAADETTHEIVRKVNSTFITPFDREDIYGLASGLDDVMDEMDEVVDMILLYEVKSLPAELGAQVEVLQRCAELTAEAMPRLRTMQDLSEYWIEINRLENAGDKNHRRTLANLFSGNYKALEVLKLKDIVEALERAVDAFETVANTVEQIAVKES; via the coding sequence GTGGCTTTTCGTTTCCGCCCGGTCGAGGGTGCCTTCTTCGACCTCTTCGCCCAGCAGGCTCAGCACCTGACCGTCGGAGCCGGCCTGCTCGCCGAGATGCTGGCCGACGGCGCCGACCACGAGGACGTGGCCCGGCGCATGCGGGACGCCGAGCACGCTGCCGACGAGACGACCCACGAGATCGTGCGGAAGGTGAACAGCACGTTCATCACCCCGTTCGACCGTGAGGACATCTACGGCCTGGCGTCGGGACTCGACGACGTCATGGACGAGATGGACGAGGTCGTCGACATGATCCTGCTCTACGAGGTGAAGTCGCTGCCCGCCGAGCTGGGTGCCCAGGTCGAGGTGCTGCAGCGCTGCGCCGAGCTGACGGCCGAGGCCATGCCGCGGCTGCGCACGATGCAGGACCTCTCGGAGTACTGGATCGAGATCAACCGCCTCGAGAACGCCGGCGACAAGAACCACCGCCGCACGCTCGCGAACCTCTTCAGCGGCAACTACAAGGCGCTCGAGGTGCTCAAGCTGAAGGACATCGTCGAGGCGCTCGAGCGCGCCGTGGACGCCTTCGAGACCGTCGCGAACACCGTGGAGCAGATCGCGGTCAAGGAGTCCTGA